In Papaver somniferum cultivar HN1 chromosome 1, ASM357369v1, whole genome shotgun sequence, a genomic segment contains:
- the LOC113321237 gene encoding pre-mRNA 3' end processing protein WDR33-like, translated as MPQMRPPPSHLSFLPHSHSRPPPMSGSSPMPSMSNSPQLPPMHGQMGMQGSTNQMVQPMPQGHMMGMNQMHSGSVPANGLQQPPYGGCASGMPNIQGPSGPSGPGQMYLPLGSSYNHGEPVQMSIVPALNPHQVGNQNWTGTRQVGMHTGPSPGMLPPPPPQQQQHGSIPQ; from the exons ATGCCGCAGATGCGGCCACCACCATCTCATTTGTCCTTCCTACCACATTCTCATTCTCGCCCTCCCCCAATGTcgggttcttctcccatgccctCGATGTCTAACTCACCACAATTGCCACCAATGCACGGTCAAATG GGGATGCAAGGTTCGACCAATCAGATGGTCCAGCCAATGCCACAAGGACATATGATGGGTATGAATCAAATGCATTCAGGATCTGTACCAGCTAATGGTCTACAACAACCTCCATATGGTGGTTGCGCGAGTGGGATGCCTAATATTCAGGGCCCTTCAGGTCCAAGTGGACCAGGCCAAATGTATCTTCCATTGGGCAGTTCATACAACCATGGAGAACCTGTTCAAATGTCAATTGTGCCAGCACTTAATCCGCACCAG GTGGGAAATCAAAATTGGACTGGCACGAGGCAAGTTGGAATGCACACGGGTCCTTCACCTGGTATGctgcctccaccaccaccacaacaacaacaacatggttCGATTCCTCAGTGA